ATTGCCTCTGGTTTACCTTCTTGAATAGCTAAATCTCTACCAATTTCTAATTCCTTAGCGATAATATCTTCTGGAATAGAATCTTTGTTTAATGCTACAGGATTCATAGCCGCTACTTGCATAGCTACATCTTTACCTGCATCAGCAACATTATCACCAGCCTGGTTCAAACCTACCAAAGTAGCCACCTGGTTTCCCGGGTGATTGTAAGCTACAACTGTATCAGCAGCAATATGGCTTACAGCAGACAAATCTAACTTTTCACCAATTTTACCAATTTGATCAGTAATAGCAGCTTCAACAGTTAATCCATCGAAATCTTGAGTTTTCAACTCATCGATAGATTTTGCTCCTGAATTTAAAGCGATCTCAGCTAATTTTGTTACCAAAGAATTGAAGTTTGCATTCTTTGCAACGAAATCAGTTTCACAGTTCAAACGAACAACAACACCGTTAGTTCCATTTGACATTGAAACAGCTAAACCTTCCTTAGCTTCATTATCACCTCTTTTTGCAGCAACTTTTTGTCCTTTCTTTCTTAGGATTTCAATCGCTTTTTCTGCATCACCCTCAGCTTCTACAAGGGCTTTTTTACAGTCCATCATTCCTGCACCCGTTTGCTTACGTAGTGCATTTACTTCTGCGGCAGTAATTTTCATTGTAAAATTTTATTAGAATTATTTTTCGGCAACAGCTTCGTCAGCTGGAGCACTTTTT
This genomic interval from bacterium SCSIO 12643 contains the following:
- a CDS encoding elongation factor Ts, translated to MKITAAEVNALRKQTGAGMMDCKKALVEAEGDAEKAIEILRKKGQKVAAKRGDNEAKEGLAVSMSNGTNGVVVRLNCETDFVAKNANFNSLVTKLAEIALNSGAKSIDELKTQDFDGLTVEAAITDQIGKIGEKLDLSAVSHIAADTVVAYNHPGNQVATLVGLNQAGDNVADAGKDVAMQVAAMNPVALNKDSIPEDIIAKELEIGRDLAIQEGKPEAMADKIAQGRLGKFFKEATLLDQAFIKDNKSSVQKYLDGVSKGLTVTEFSRVSLS